Part of the Quercus robur chromosome 5, dhQueRobu3.1, whole genome shotgun sequence genome, atgctgaattacaagcaaatttggcacgaattaaagccaacaaaatgatagaataaattcaaccttacatatatatatatatatatatatattagcggTAATTCTGAAACGGTACATTGGTATTAACTGGTATTGAAATATTTCGTTTTTTGACCAAATCGAAATGActtccggtacggtattgacttgATTTTGGgacaatcaataatttaacatagataaataaataaatcattatgATGAAATGGactctttcattttatttgaaatggaAATATTCATTACATCGTAAAGCTTAGAGTAACAGAAACTCAAACTTATACGGTCTATAACATAAGAAACAAACCACACTGCGATATTATAATCCATACATTTACGTACAACATAAACTTGACAAGAGTTCATAGTCTTCAAACACCGGTGTAAACTTGGAGAGGAGAGTCAGCCTTCCGGCCTTCCTCTGTCTCGAAGAAACGAAGGAACTTTTGATGATCAAATGACTTAAACCGCAATGGATTTTGGTCATCAACTAGCTCTTCTGGGATTTGTATCATTCCAGTACTGAATGCAAAAAGCGCAGTAGAAAACCGCATCTCTTTTGTGTTCATAGTGACTCTATGTTTAACTGAACGTATTCTGCCATTACTCCATCCCTGCATtcataaacaaaatatgtttctCTTATGGTATATTTATTCATATTATAATAACAGTTAAATGATAAAACATATGTCAATTCTTAATAACCTAAGTTTTGAGAAAACTGATAATTTATCGTGGTATCAGATAACTAGACATTGGAACATTTGATTTCCCCAAAAGCAATTAAAACTTCGTCCGCGAAATcctattaaaattcaaaaaatgtcTACTGACATGCTTACCgaataattcaaaataataagatTTGGTTTTGCTTTATGGAATTCCATGACTTCTTGGACAATTGAAATAATGACCAATTTTTTCAAAGATCAAATAAAATGGTAAGATAGATATTGCTCTATGCTTTACTCTTGGGAATGAATTTTCCTTTCATTAAATGAAAGAGAGTGAAATACCATGAGAGCATCTCCAGCAAGGATCACAAAAGAATTTGGCAATAGCTCGCAGAGGATCCAGTCGCCATCCTTTTCGATCTCCAATCCTTCTCCGTAAATTTGATGGACTATTGCTGTAAAGCCCTTGTCATTATGAGCGCGAAATCCTAAATTATTCTCATTCGCCTCCGGTGGTCTATATTTAATGAGACGAAGAAGGTAATATGTGGACTCCTTATGAGGTTCAACGTACTTATCCACACCATAGCTTTCAAAAATCATTCTCTGTACCATTTGATCTAACTCTGCCACCATGCTTGAGTACGAAAGCACATTTTCACTAGCGTAGAACGGAAAACAACGGTTAAGGGTGAAGTATAAAGGATTGACTTATTAAATATTTCCAAGTTAATTAGCTAATAAACAAAAATCTTAAAGTTATACCTGAATTTCTCGTTCCCATCTGGCCACATGAGActtgtgaatttttttacaCCTTCTAGAGTTGTGGCATTATCGATGCCACAGCTTTCATGCAAAGGGATAATGGGAGAATTTCCCAGAAAACCATGGAAAGTCCTCTCAGCTTTGTTTCTCATTTTGCTTTCTGATGGGAGATCAAACAACTCTTTTCCTGCTTTGTAAATTGCATTTTCAAGCTCTTTTGAAGCTTTATCATACACTGCTGTGAAAGTTCCGTACTCTTCTAGTGCACGCCTAACTTCCTTGCAGGCCAAGGACCAAGAAAGCGTTCCAGGTTTCAAGTTTTCTTTGGAAAAATGAATGACAGGAACTTTGTGATTTGTTTCAGTGCCCATGATATAtgattatttcttttctttttctaagcTTTAGAGTAAAGTCTAAATGGTGGCCGTGAGATGAAggtaattattaataacaaggtataaatatatagattttagAGTCATTCATGATTGATTTGAATGTTGCTCacgaaaatatatatatatatatatatcattttataaatatttgattatatatacatatcatTATATTAAGAATGATATCTCGTTGCCAATATATTATTGTATGTTTACAATGATATTTCTAGAAGTATTCATAAGTCATTCAATCCATCATCATTTTCATAATCTATTACTCATACCGAAACCCTACGTGCTTTTCGCTTCTAGAACCATTaccaaaaaacccaaactaCCCTAGGCCTAAGCCATATCTAAAGCCCTAGATGCCTTAAACACCTAACCCTAGCATCCAATCCTTCAAAAACCCACTTGAACATCAAAGAGCCTTAACCCTAAAATCAGGTCCCTATAGatgtatatttattttgtaaagatTTATAACTTAATGCAACCATGCAAGCTTATAATTAACTAGGGCCAACTTAATACAATTTGAGgctaaaatgatatatatatatatatatatatatttagaaacaaacacacacacataagagCATTTACATTGGGAATAACATATGCCATATGTAGGGAAATTTAGCATAAAAGCCCAAAACCCCAAACATATCTAGACTTGTAAAAACCAactattggaaaaaaaaaaaaaattgcaatagtgctacagtgcaattgTAAAagtagaattgtactgtagctcaattctaaaaaaaaaacctaatattttattcacttACTTTATCAatacctttctctctctcaccaggtttttggattttgggtttttgtttttatttggcttttgggatatattattttattgtataaaaatattattttaatgtattgcattgtaaaataaaagttggaatgttgaaagtattgtaaaatagtatgatataattgataaagtagctttttagaatggtaaaatagaatatgataaaattttggaatgtgaatgctctaagggaAAGGAAGAGGGGTAAAGCGGCATTTGTTAGTGGGccattttgtatttaaaatatattataatttttttgagtgtaaaatctatttttcttaccTAATATCAGTTAACAATGTCATGCTTGCTCAAATAAAGACAAATTTTAAAGCATAGTATCACTTTGATTTATCTAACACGTAACTCAAAGAATTAATAAATACTTACCAAATCAATactaatttcaaatataaaaaattcaaatatcatgGTTAAGGGATAAAATGTcccatttacattttttttttttttttttgatgggagtCCCATTTACATATTATTTTAGTCAATTTGGTTAAACCCTTTCCAGATTGACAAGTTATAACTTAACGTAATAAATCTAATCCCTAACTTCCCTCTTTGTTAAATCGCCTTAACAAGTGATGCAGAGAAAACTTCACAGGCTCTCTTTGAGAATAAAGAGACTGCCAAAAGTCAGTACACAAGAAATCGAATAAGTAAAAAATTGCCAGTAGAAATCATCAGTGCCAACAACGGAATTGTGTGAAAATTGTTAACGAGAAAAACTTGTCACCTCTAGCCACAACCAATGCCATTTTTATGGCAAATTCCTTCAGTTTGCCCTTTAATCTTCATTTTTACTATCTTTAGTAATTTTATTTCCATTATAACTTTTCATTTATAACTTAGaataatgtcttttttttgGCACATCTCCTTAAGTCTGTTGGACTTGATTTTgcaattatctcaaaaaaaaatttttgttggtaattttcctatttttagCCTACTTTTATACTAGCTTTATATAGAATAagcattatatatattttagaaaatagcctttgtaaaattttagtcaaattcatagcaaaaaagttatttttcctattttgaattttttttttttggaaaatactattttggtccctatatttaccaaaattttgttgttcaatcttaattaattaatttatttttaaatcctttt contains:
- the LOC126725588 gene encoding probable 2-oxoglutarate-dependent dioxygenase AOP1, encoding MGTETNHKVPVIHFSKENLKPGTLSWSLACKEVRRALEEYGTFTAVYDKASKELENAIYKAGKELFDLPSESKMRNKAERTFHGFLGNSPIIPLHESCGIDNATTLEGVKKFTSLMWPDGNEKFSENVLSYSSMVAELDQMVQRMIFESYGVDKYVEPHKESTYYLLRLIKYRPPEANENNLGFRAHNDKGFTAIVHQIYGEGLEIEKDGDWILCELLPNSFVILAGDALMGWSNGRIRSVKHRVTMNTKEMRFSTALFAFSTGMIQIPEELVDDQNPLRFKSFDHQKFLRFFETEEGRKADSPLQVYTGV